The window GCCGCGGGCAGATCGAGGTCGGCGATATCGTTGGCGCCTATCGCATCCTGGATCTATTGGGGCGTGGCGGAATGGGCGCCGTGTATCTGGCCGAGCGCGCGGATGGCGAGTTCGAGCGCCAAGTAGCGCTGAAGGTCGTCAAGCGCGGGATGGACTCCGAGGAGATCCTCGAACGTTTCCGGAGCGAGCGTCAGATCCTGGCGGGGCTGGAGCACCCCAACATCGCCGGGCTCCTCGATGGCGGCATCACCGCGGATGGGCGGCCGTTCTTCGCCATGGAGCTCGCGGTGGGCGAGCCCATCGACCAGTACTGTGACCGCCTGCGCCTACCGCTGGAACAACGCATCGAGCTCTTCGTGACCGTGTGCGAGGCCGTGCAGCACGCCCACCGCAACCTGATCGTCCATCGCGACCTGAAGCCCGGCAACATCATCGTCACCGAGCAAGGCGAGGTGAAGCTGCTGGACTTCGGCATCGCCAAGGTGCTCGATCCCAGCCAGGGCGCCGACCGCACACGCGCGTTGGGGGTGCGTTTGACCCCCGAGTACGCAGCGCCCGAACAGGTGGTGATGGGGCCCACCACCACCGCCACCGACGTGTATGCGCTGGGCGTGATCCTCTACGAGCTGCTGAGCGGCCAACGGCCGTACGTCTTCACGTCAGGCAGCATGCAAGAGATCGAGGACCTCGTCTGCAATACCGATCCACGCAGACCCAGTACACGCATCACGTTCCGCGACCCGGAGGCGAAGGAGGAGACCGGCGGGTTGCCACAGGCGAGCTGGCTGCGCTCCACCAATCCGGGTGCGCTGCGGCAACACCTCGCGGGTGATCTGGACTCGATCATCCTGAAGGCGATGGAGAAGGAGCCCGCCCGCCGCTACGGCAGCGCCGCGGAGCTCCGCCAGGATCTGCTCAACTTCCTGCACGGATTGCCCGTCGAGGCGCACGCCCAAACCGGACTGTACAAGCTGGGGAAGTTCATCCAGCGCAACCGCCTTGTGGTCGCGCTCGGCAGCGCCGCCTCATTGGCGTTGGTGGTTGGCGCAGGGTTGGCCACCGCGTTCGGGGTGGAGGCGCAGAAGCAGAGACGGATCGCCGAGGACCAAGCCGAACGCGCCCAGAAGACACAGGATTTCATGGTGTCCGTGTTGGAGAAGTTCGACCCCAACGAGACCGATGGGCGCGCGCTCAGCTCGAAGAACCTGGTCACGCGCGCTCTCGCGGAGCTGGACACCTTGAGCGGGCAACCGCTGCTCAAGGCCGGCAGCCTGAACGTTCTAGGGCAGGTGGCCTTCAACCTGGGGGAACGCCATCTGGCGGACTCCGTGTTCCGGATGAGCCAGTACATCCTCACCACGGACACCACCGACACGTCTCTCCTGGCGACGGCGCTCAGTTGGCGCGGGCGTCTGCTCAACGAGCGTGAGGAGCCGGAGGCGCTCGACTACCTGCGGCAAGCGATCGCGCTGCGGGAATCGGAGCCGGATCACGACGATCGACTGTTGGCAGCGGACTACATGGAGCTGGCTTTTGCGCTGACGGTATCGGCGAGTGCCGACGGGCGAACGGAAGACCAGAAAGCGGCGGAGCTTGCCGAGTCAGCGCTCTACCTGCAACAGGCGGCGAGCCTGCCGTTGAATGACCGACTGCGTGCTCGACGGCTCGAGTATCTCGGCGACCTCGCCTTCACGGACCGTGATGCCGCCGGAGCGCTTGAGCGCTACCGTGAGAGTCGTGACTTGCGAACGGCGGTGCTTCCTCCGAATCACCCTGAGCTGGGCCGTGCTTGGCTGGGGCTTGGTCACGCCTACCGGGCTCGCAATGATCCCGACAGTTCCCTGATCGCATTTCGTCGGAGCGCCGACATCTTTGAAAACGCCTACGGCGAGCGCCATCCGCTGTTGGGGAGCGCCGTGTACCAAACGGGGGCCACGTTGCGGGACGAGGGTCGCCAGACGGAGGCGGAGACGTTGTTCCGACGTGCGATCGAGGTTTCCGACCCCGCCGAACGCACCGAGGTTCGCACTCTCTGCGTCGCATACGAGGCGCTCGGCCGTCTTCTCTTCGATCAAGGACGCTGGCAGGCGGCAGAGGCGCCTCTTCGAGAGGCGATTCGCCTCCTACCCCAGTTTTCCCGATTGCGCCCGATCACCAACCGACCGCGCATTCTGTTGGCACGCATCCTCTCCGAGCGCGGCGACATAGACGAGGCCAGCGAGCTCCTGGGCGCGGTCCTGGCGGATACAGAGCCAGGAGACACGCGGCGTCGAGAGGCCCTCGAGCAGCTCGTTTCGCTGGAGTCACGCCGGGGCCGCTCGGAAGAGGTAGACCGCTATAGGGCGCTCCTGAACCGGGAGCCGGTGGCCGCGACCAACTAGTCGGCCAGGCGCCTGCGGCGGATCATCCGCCCGGCCGCAAGGTCAGTCCCAGCGAAAAGCTCCCCCAGGTCAGGTTGTCGCCAACACCCGTGCTGGTGCCGCCACCCGGCTGCAGGAAGACGGGGTCGTCGCGCTGCATCCAGTGCATCCGCGCCATGCCCCGCACGCCGACCGAAGAGGTCAGACGATACTCCGTGGTCACGGCGCCAGTCACATAGAGATTGGTTTGACCTTCGATTCCCCACGCGGGGATGCCATTCACGTTGGAGGACGGCTCACCATCCGTCTGTCGATGGATGCCGATGCCGCCGACGACATTCCAGGCCAGCCGCTCGCCTTGCAGCCCCGGCCAACGCCAGGTCGGGCGCACCAACAGTTGGAGATGGAAGGCCGTCCCGTGTGTCAGTCCCAGGCTTGCCTGTTGGGTCGCTCCTCCGCCGGCAGGGCCACCGTTGCCTCCGGTCGGTCCATCCCACGGCCATCCACCGGCCCGCGAGTACCCTGCCGAAAACCCGATGCCTCCACCCATCAGATCGACGTCCAACATGTCGACGCCGCCGGTGTTCAGGCAGGCCAGCGAGCTCTGGAAAGCCGAGAGTCCCCCGCCGAGCCCGATGTCGTACGCCGGGCTCTCCTCGTAGAACGTCAGGCCGGCCTGCAGCGTTACCTCGGGACGGCTGAAGTCGATGAAGCGCCGCCCGTCCTGCCGCTGCGCCTGCACTGCGTGCGGGAGAGCCAGAAGCCCCAACAGGACGGGCAATGCGTGTATGACCTTCGATCGTGCCGACATGGGGAACCGCCTCGGTCGATGGAGGGAGGGCTGCTGGACGACCCGGCAGCCATCGGATCTTTATTCGTGGACGAGTGCAGCCGCAATACGACGGTGGTCCGGCCGCCCCATCGAGTCCGCCCGGTGACGTGGTGAGGAAGCCCTCGCCTGGGGGGCTCGAGCGGGATTGCCGAGGCTGACGACTCCCACCCACCGGCTCCGAGATCGGTCACCGGGTCTTGCCAGGCGAGGGCCTTGGGGGGCGTGACGAACCGTCGGGTGTCCGCCACGCACTTCCGGACGCAGGAGCAGCGTCCCGGGAGGAATATCTCTGAGCGTGGCAGCGGTCCGTCCGCCCCCAACGCCGTGTGGCCTCCCTAGACCCTTCTGGTCACAGAAGCGCAAAACCCGGATGGGATGGGACACGCCGGGCCCAAAACGGCTCGGTTGGGCGGAAAAGACCGGCTATCCCTCGCCCGACGACGGGCCGGGGGTCTCGTCCCCTACCAGGGACTGGGCCACCGCAGCTCCGGCGATGTGGCCCGTGACATTGACCCAGGTACGAAACGCGTCCGGGATCCGGTCCACACCGAGCAAGACGCCCAAGCCAGCCAGCGGTGCACCCACAGCATCCAGCGCGGGCGCCAGCGTCATGACGCTGGCGCTGGGCACCGGAGCCACGGTGGCCGCCACGAAGAACGTGGCCAGCAGAGCACCGCCCAGGGCGGCCCAAGGCACGGGGACGTCGTAGAGGTAGGCGACGAACACCACGGCAGCGCCTTGGAAAAGCGCGCTGCCCGAGCGATTCAGGGAGGCCCCCAGCGGCAACACCAGTCGGGTGACGGCAGGTGAAAGGCTGAGGTTCTCCTCCGCGTCCTGGATCATGACCGGCAGGGCCGCCACGGAGCTCCCGGTCGCGAAGCCGACGACCTGCGTGCCCGTGGTGCCTCGCAGGAAGCGCAGCGGACCGATGCGACCCACGAAGGCGACGAGGGGCAGATAGACGAGCACCACGAAGATGGCGAGCCCCGCCAACACGGTCAGGATGAAGATCGCGAGCCCCCGCAGCAGTCCCCACCCGGTGGTGGCCGCCACCGGGGCAGCCAGCCCGAACACACCCACGATCCCGGTCATCAGGATCCAGTGAACGAGTTGGATGAGCGCCTGCGCCGCCGCGTCCGCCACGTCCACCAGCTTCTGCCGGCGAACCGGCTCCAGCGTGCCCGCTGCGGCTGCAAACAGAACCGTGAAGACGATGAGGGGAAGCAGCGTGCCGCTGGATGCCGCCTCGAAGGGGTTCCTGGGGATGAGTCGGAGCAGGAAGTCGACGATTCCGGGAAGCTCCGGCGCGGTGGCCTCGGCCGCTGTGGGGGCCGGGATCTGCGGACCCGTGAGCAGCACCAGCTTCATGAGGACCATGCCGGTGAGAATGGCGATCACCGTGGTGCCCCAGTAGAACGCCATCGCGATTCCACCGGCCCGCCCGACCTTGCGGAGGTTACCGAGCCGGGCCACTCCCACGAACACCACCGTCATCACCAGGGGAATGACCACCATCTGGATGGCGTTGACGAAGGCGGTGCCGAAAGGGCGCGAGCCCTCGGCGATAGCGATCAACAGGGGGCTCTGCGTCATTCCGGCCACCAGGCCGAAGGCCAGCCCCACCGCCAACCCGATCAGCATTCCGTAGCGCAGCAACATGGCGGCCCAAGGTAGGGCGATCGGGCGCCGGAGGCACGGAGCGCCCCGGAGGGCTCAGGAGAGCGGGATGCGCCTACGAACCCGTGGAGCCCGTGCCTGGCGGCCGCCTACGAATCCAGACAGGTCGGGGGATCGTGGGTGGGCTCGCTGAAGATCAAGAGGTAGCCGTCCGGATCGCGTACGGCGAACTCGCGCCGGCCATAGTGATAGACCTCGGGGCCCCACTCGGGAAGCGCCAGCGGCTCCACGCGCTCCAACAGCGCCAGGACGCCCTCGACGTCGAAGCGCAGGTCACCGGTGAACACGGGTCCGCTCATCAATCCATCCTGCTGCTCGGTATACAGCATCACCTGCACACCCCCGTGATCCACGAACCCCAGCGTCGGGGCCTTCTCGGGCCAGAGGAGAGCGAGCTCGAAGCCCAGGACCTCGGTGTAGAACTCGATCGAGCGATCGAGATCGCGGACCCTGAGCGATGGAGTGATGCCGGTGAAGCGGAACACGACGCCTCGACGGAAGCTCTGCACACGTGGGCGCCCCGCGTTCTCAGCGTCGCGGGGCTCGCGGTTCGCTTGAGCTAGGTGTCGGAGCGCGCGCCGGCAAGGACCCGGTGGCGAGGGCGTGTCGGGGCGCCGGGCACGTTCCCCGTGGAAACGACCGCACCCTCG is drawn from Gemmatimonadota bacterium and contains these coding sequences:
- a CDS encoding protein kinase gives rise to the protein MSGLTPERWEQVSAILDEALEVSPEEVAPLLDARCGDDADLRREVEQMLEACAKAEHLMDRPPALSVRGMISGAESRGQIEVGDIVGAYRILDLLGRGGMGAVYLAERADGEFERQVALKVVKRGMDSEEILERFRSERQILAGLEHPNIAGLLDGGITADGRPFFAMELAVGEPIDQYCDRLRLPLEQRIELFVTVCEAVQHAHRNLIVHRDLKPGNIIVTEQGEVKLLDFGIAKVLDPSQGADRTRALGVRLTPEYAAPEQVVMGPTTTATDVYALGVILYELLSGQRPYVFTSGSMQEIEDLVCNTDPRRPSTRITFRDPEAKEETGGLPQASWLRSTNPGALRQHLAGDLDSIILKAMEKEPARRYGSAAELRQDLLNFLHGLPVEAHAQTGLYKLGKFIQRNRLVVALGSAASLALVVGAGLATAFGVEAQKQRRIAEDQAERAQKTQDFMVSVLEKFDPNETDGRALSSKNLVTRALAELDTLSGQPLLKAGSLNVLGQVAFNLGERHLADSVFRMSQYILTTDTTDTSLLATALSWRGRLLNEREEPEALDYLRQAIALRESEPDHDDRLLAADYMELAFALTVSASADGRTEDQKAAELAESALYLQQAASLPLNDRLRARRLEYLGDLAFTDRDAAGALERYRESRDLRTAVLPPNHPELGRAWLGLGHAYRARNDPDSSLIAFRRSADIFENAYGERHPLLGSAVYQTGATLRDEGRQTEAETLFRRAIEVSDPAERTEVRTLCVAYEALGRLLFDQGRWQAAEAPLREAIRLLPQFSRLRPITNRPRILLARILSERGDIDEASELLGAVLADTEPGDTRRREALEQLVSLESRRGRSEEVDRYRALLNREPVAATN
- a CDS encoding dicarboxylate/amino acid:cation symporter — its product is MLLRYGMLIGLAVGLAFGLVAGMTQSPLLIAIAEGSRPFGTAFVNAIQMVVIPLVMTVVFVGVARLGNLRKVGRAGGIAMAFYWGTTVIAILTGMVLMKLVLLTGPQIPAPTAAEATAPELPGIVDFLLRLIPRNPFEAASSGTLLPLIVFTVLFAAAAGTLEPVRRQKLVDVADAAAQALIQLVHWILMTGIVGVFGLAAPVAATTGWGLLRGLAIFILTVLAGLAIFVVLVYLPLVAFVGRIGPLRFLRGTTGTQVVGFATGSSVAALPVMIQDAEENLSLSPAVTRLVLPLGASLNRSGSALFQGAAVVFVAYLYDVPVPWAALGGALLATFFVAATVAPVPSASVMTLAPALDAVGAPLAGLGVLLGVDRIPDAFRTWVNVTGHIAGAAVAQSLVGDETPGPSSGEG
- a CDS encoding VOC family protein; translated protein: MFRFTGITPSLRVRDLDRSIEFYTEVLGFELALLWPEKAPTLGFVDHGGVQVMLYTEQQDGLMSGPVFTGDLRFDVEGVLALLERVEPLALPEWGPEVYHYGRREFAVRDPDGYLLIFSEPTHDPPTCLDS